Proteins from one Thermobifida alba genomic window:
- a CDS encoding DUF58 domain-containing protein: protein MTPDARQQEALRRLTLTVTRRLHGLLHGEHLGLHAGPGSEPGDARAYQPGQDDVRHMDWAVTARTTHPHVRDLVADRELHTWTLLDLSASMDFGTAYSEKRDVAIGVLAAVTLLTRRVGDQGGAHLLHRGRVLRWNARPGMSTDQVVAGALGRLGRAPAPRPGEPVMRLADAIADLSRTRRRHGLRVVVSDFLDTPPDSVPDWQTPLRRMSANCQTIAVEIIDPRELDLPAIGLVAMTDPETGRTRQVHLTERVRQRYARAAAEQRAAIAAALRASGAAHLRLRTDRDWVRDIAQFVVAQRRTAHRLARHTVSRPTTTRTAP, encoded by the coding sequence ATGACCCCCGACGCCCGCCAGCAGGAGGCCCTGCGCCGCCTCACCCTCACCGTGACCCGGCGGCTGCACGGCCTGCTGCACGGCGAACACCTCGGCCTGCACGCGGGCCCCGGCAGCGAACCCGGCGACGCCCGCGCCTACCAGCCCGGCCAGGACGACGTGCGGCACATGGACTGGGCGGTCACCGCCCGCACCACCCACCCGCACGTCCGCGACCTCGTCGCCGACCGGGAACTGCACACCTGGACCCTGCTGGACCTGTCGGCCAGCATGGACTTCGGCACCGCGTACAGCGAGAAGCGCGACGTCGCCATCGGCGTCCTGGCCGCCGTCACCCTGCTCACCCGGCGCGTCGGCGACCAGGGCGGCGCCCACCTGCTGCACCGGGGCCGCGTCCTGCGGTGGAACGCCCGGCCGGGGATGTCGACCGACCAGGTCGTGGCGGGCGCCCTAGGCCGCCTGGGGCGGGCCCCGGCCCCCCGCCCCGGCGAACCCGTGATGCGGCTGGCCGACGCCATCGCCGACCTGTCGCGCACCCGCCGCCGCCACGGGCTGCGCGTGGTCGTCTCCGACTTCCTCGACACCCCGCCCGACTCCGTCCCCGACTGGCAGACGCCGCTGCGCCGGATGAGCGCCAACTGCCAGACCATCGCCGTGGAGATCATCGATCCCCGGGAGCTCGACCTGCCCGCCATAGGATTGGTCGCGATGACCGATCCGGAGACCGGCCGCACCCGCCAGGTCCACCTGACCGAGAGGGTGCGTCAGCGCTACGCCCGCGCCGCCGCCGAACAGCGCGCCGCCATCGCCGCGGCCCTGCGCGCCTCGGGCGCGGCCCACCTGCGGCTGCGCACCGACCGCGACTGGGTCCGCGACATCGCGCAGTTCGTCGTCGCCCAGCGGCGCACCGCCCACCGCCTGGCCCGGCACACCGTGAGCCGGCCCACCACGACAAGGACCGCACCGTGA
- a CDS encoding class I SAM-dependent methyltransferase, with the protein MTSHYFDPDPNTPSRTATVPLLLPDLHLTLTTDRGVFSPDRIDLGTRILLETVPPPPDRGTLLDLGCGYGPIALTLARRAPHATVVGVDTNRRALALARHNAEANAVPNVRFLPAPGPGETPDPLLRGPFAALWSNPPIRIGKQALHTLLATWLSRLEAGAHAHLVVQKNLGADSLHRWLEESGHPTERVASRAGYRILRTTRQP; encoded by the coding sequence GTGACCTCGCACTACTTCGACCCCGACCCGAACACCCCCAGCCGCACCGCCACCGTCCCCCTGCTCCTGCCCGACCTGCACCTGACGCTGACCACCGACCGCGGCGTCTTCTCCCCCGACCGGATCGACCTGGGCACCCGGATCCTGCTGGAGACCGTCCCCCCGCCCCCCGACCGCGGCACCCTGCTCGACCTCGGCTGCGGCTACGGCCCCATCGCCCTGACCCTGGCCCGCCGCGCCCCCCACGCCACCGTCGTCGGCGTCGACACCAACCGGCGCGCCCTGGCGCTGGCCCGCCACAACGCCGAGGCCAACGCCGTGCCCAACGTCCGCTTCCTCCCCGCCCCCGGCCCCGGCGAGACCCCCGACCCGCTCCTGCGCGGCCCCTTCGCCGCCCTGTGGTCCAACCCGCCCATCCGCATCGGCAAGCAGGCCCTGCACACCCTGCTGGCCACCTGGCTGTCCCGCCTGGAGGCGGGCGCCCACGCCCACCTGGTGGTGCAGAAGAACCTCGGCGCCGACTCGCTGCACCGCTGGCTGGAGGAGTCCGGCCACCCCACCGAACGCGTCGCCTCCCGCGCCGGCTATAGAATCCTGCGCACCACGCGCCAGCCCTGA
- a CDS encoding HAD family hydrolase, with product MPQHPATPPAAVLFSLDDTLVDDHNAVSHGLRALMERLGHPNFSAARVLWDVQGLLSTGAYLAGRIPQAEKRRQLVRALATQAGHPHISDQHCDELYQRYLDAHRSAWRAFDDVTPALAQLAQHNVRLGVITNGEQARQHDKLAALNLARHFGVVVCADTAGTSKPDPRIFLMACQQLGVAPHQTWYVGDQVYPDALGAINAGLHPVLCDRHRLLPATDLPTVHSLTELAALPSGASPTGAGLL from the coding sequence ATGCCTCAGCACCCCGCGACACCCCCCGCCGCCGTCCTGTTCAGCCTGGACGACACCCTGGTCGACGACCACAACGCCGTCTCCCACGGGCTGCGTGCCCTCATGGAACGGCTCGGCCACCCCAACTTCTCCGCGGCCCGCGTCCTGTGGGACGTCCAGGGCCTCCTGTCCACCGGCGCCTACCTCGCCGGGCGGATCCCCCAGGCGGAGAAGCGGCGCCAGCTCGTCCGCGCCCTGGCCACCCAGGCCGGCCACCCGCACATCTCCGACCAGCACTGCGACGAGCTGTACCAGCGCTACCTGGACGCGCACCGCTCCGCCTGGCGCGCCTTCGACGACGTCACCCCCGCCCTCGCCCAGTTGGCGCAGCACAACGTCCGCCTCGGCGTGATCACCAACGGCGAGCAGGCCCGGCAGCACGACAAGCTCGCCGCCCTCAACCTCGCCCGCCACTTCGGGGTGGTCGTGTGCGCCGACACCGCGGGGACCAGCAAGCCCGACCCCCGGATCTTCCTGATGGCCTGCCAGCAGCTCGGGGTGGCCCCCCACCAGACGTGGTACGTGGGGGACCAGGTGTACCCCGACGCCCTGGGGGCGATCAACGCGGGGCTGCACCCGGTGCTGTGCGACCGGCACCGCCTGCTGCCCGCCACCGACCTGCCCACCGTCCACAGCCTCACCGAGCTCGCCGCACTGCCGTCGGGCGCCAGCCCCACCGGAGCGGGACTGCTGTGA
- a CDS encoding NUDIX domain-containing protein, producing the protein MNGPGVRSARRTTAHLLPTTADGGVHAPRADLVSVRIGFGDDPVARLRAAAHLPATAPLNAVDVRTETATVHHRGEVLDMHVDRVYYATPTASPATHTLAEALALPCRPTPGELAPEEVLPPTALRRFAVYGLVTEPAGRLLLSRIAPGYPGEGTWHLPGGGVDHGEDVRTALTREIAEESSQRAHPGRLIAVTHHHRVHPEGPYTDIYALWVFLHAHVGRPTPARVAEADGSTAEAAWVTPEDLPRLRLSTTARRGLACLLESSSG; encoded by the coding sequence GTGAACGGCCCCGGAGTCCGGTCCGCGCGCCGGACTACCGCGCACCTGCTGCCGACCACCGCCGACGGGGGCGTCCACGCTCCCCGCGCCGACCTGGTGTCGGTACGGATCGGCTTCGGCGACGATCCGGTGGCACGCCTGCGCGCGGCCGCGCACCTGCCCGCGACCGCACCGCTGAACGCCGTCGACGTCCGCACCGAGACGGCCACCGTGCACCACCGCGGCGAAGTGCTCGACATGCACGTCGACCGGGTCTACTACGCCACGCCGACGGCCTCCCCGGCCACCCACACCCTCGCGGAGGCGCTGGCCCTGCCGTGCCGCCCCACCCCCGGGGAACTCGCCCCGGAGGAGGTGCTGCCTCCCACCGCGCTGCGCCGCTTCGCCGTCTACGGGCTGGTCACCGAGCCGGCGGGGCGTCTGCTGCTGTCCCGGATCGCCCCCGGCTATCCGGGCGAGGGCACCTGGCACCTGCCGGGCGGCGGCGTCGACCACGGGGAGGACGTGCGCACCGCACTGACCCGCGAGATCGCCGAGGAGAGCAGCCAGCGGGCGCACCCGGGCCGCCTCATCGCCGTCACCCACCACCACCGCGTCCACCCCGAGGGCCCCTACACCGACATCTACGCCCTGTGGGTGTTCCTGCACGCCCACGTCGGCCGTCCCACGCCCGCCCGGGTGGCGGAGGCCGACGGGTCCACCGCGGAAGCGGCCTGGGTCACGCCGGAGGACCTGCCGCGCCTCCGCCTGTCGACCACGGCCCGACGCGGCCTGGCCTGTCTGCTGGAGTCCTCCTCCGGCTGA
- a CDS encoding hemolysin family protein, with product MSVVLTILLGVLVVFLITAVTGYFVAQEFGFVAVDRSRLKARAAAGDATAQRALDITARTSFMLSGAQLGITVTGLLVGYVAEPMIGSGIGELLGGVGVPAGTGVAVGTVAALLLSTVVQMVFGELFPKNLAIARPEPVARRLALSTRAYLRVFGWLIWLFDRASILLLKAVRITPVEDVQHAATPRDLERIVEESRDSGDLPAELSTLLDRTLDFHERTAEHAMIPRPQVTLVEADDPVSRVVELMTTTGHSRFPVLTGVETVTGVVCLRDVLALDEERLSTARVADIAREAVLVPTSLPLSTLVTRLHEANEQFACVVDEYGGLAGLVTTEDIAEELVGEIADEHDPEDESQARVIEDGDWLLPGALHVDEVERLLGHDLPAGDYETIGGLVITHLRRLPRPADRITVELPRHPGADDDEPDWVVNLVVEAVDRHVPETVRLELRETPHGSRTEVTA from the coding sequence ATGAGCGTCGTCCTCACCATCCTCCTCGGAGTCCTGGTGGTCTTCCTGATCACCGCGGTCACCGGCTACTTCGTCGCCCAGGAGTTCGGCTTCGTCGCCGTTGACCGCTCCCGTCTCAAAGCCCGCGCCGCCGCCGGGGACGCCACGGCCCAGCGCGCCCTCGACATCACCGCCCGCACCTCCTTCATGCTGTCGGGCGCCCAGCTCGGCATCACCGTCACCGGCCTGCTCGTCGGCTACGTCGCCGAACCCATGATCGGATCGGGCATCGGCGAACTCCTCGGCGGCGTCGGCGTCCCCGCCGGCACCGGGGTCGCCGTCGGCACCGTCGCGGCCCTGCTGCTCTCCACCGTCGTGCAGATGGTCTTCGGCGAACTGTTCCCCAAGAACCTCGCCATCGCCCGCCCCGAACCCGTCGCCCGCCGACTGGCCCTGTCCACCCGCGCCTACCTGCGCGTGTTCGGCTGGCTCATCTGGCTGTTCGACCGGGCGTCCATCCTGCTGCTCAAGGCGGTGCGCATCACCCCGGTGGAGGACGTGCAGCACGCCGCCACCCCGCGCGACCTGGAACGCATCGTCGAGGAGTCCCGCGACAGCGGCGACCTGCCCGCGGAACTGTCCACCCTGCTGGACCGCACCCTGGACTTCCACGAGCGCACCGCCGAGCACGCGATGATCCCGCGCCCCCAGGTGACCCTCGTCGAGGCCGACGACCCGGTCAGCCGCGTCGTGGAACTCATGACCACCACCGGCCACTCCCGCTTCCCGGTCCTCACCGGCGTCGAGACCGTCACCGGGGTGGTCTGCCTGCGCGACGTCCTCGCGCTGGACGAGGAGCGGCTGTCCACCGCCCGCGTGGCCGACATCGCCCGCGAGGCCGTGCTGGTCCCCACCTCGCTCCCGCTGTCGACACTGGTGACGCGGCTGCACGAGGCGAACGAGCAGTTCGCCTGCGTCGTCGACGAGTACGGCGGCCTGGCCGGACTCGTCACCACCGAGGACATCGCCGAGGAACTCGTCGGCGAGATCGCCGACGAACACGACCCCGAGGACGAGTCGCAGGCCCGCGTCATCGAGGACGGCGACTGGCTGCTGCCCGGCGCCCTCCACGTCGACGAGGTCGAACGCCTCCTCGGACACGACCTGCCCGCGGGCGACTACGAGACCATCGGCGGCCTCGTCATCACCCACCTGCGCCGCCTGCCCCGCCCCGCCGACCGGATCACCGTCGAACTGCCCCGCCACCCCGGGGCCGACGACGACGAACCCGACTGGGTCGTCAACCTCGTCGTGGAGGCCGTGGACCGCCACGTTCCCGAAACCGTCCGCCTGGAACTGCGCGAGACCCCCCACGGCAGCCGGACGGAGGTGACCGCGTGA
- a CDS encoding VWA domain-containing protein: MTFLALAQLWWLLAVAALLVAYLLAVAALLVAYLLVQRRRAAYALRFSNLSLLERVAPRVPAWRRHVPAALFLLAITVLVLSLARPAMDVQVPRERATILVAIDVSPSMAATDVAPDRLTSAKESAQGFIETLPPRFNVGLVAFSSVATVVSSPTQDHQAVADSIANLTISSGTAIGEGVFASLQAIRSFDEDATTDPPPAAIVLLSDGENTSGRPVFAAADEAREAGVPVSTIAFGTGVSIIEIEGHYVPANIDKETLEELAATTGGRFYEAESTGELKDVYSDIGSSLGTETVHEEVVVQFVAAALVLAAAAAAFSLAWSQRLP; the protein is encoded by the coding sequence GTGACCTTCCTGGCGCTCGCCCAGCTGTGGTGGCTGCTGGCCGTGGCAGCCCTCCTCGTCGCCTACCTGCTGGCCGTGGCAGCCCTCCTCGTCGCCTACCTGCTGGTGCAGCGCAGACGCGCCGCATACGCGCTGCGCTTCTCCAACCTGTCCCTGCTGGAGCGGGTCGCCCCGCGCGTGCCCGCCTGGCGCCGCCACGTCCCGGCCGCGCTGTTCCTGCTCGCCATCACCGTCCTGGTGCTGTCGCTGGCCCGGCCCGCCATGGACGTCCAGGTGCCCCGGGAACGCGCCACCATCCTCGTCGCCATCGACGTCTCCCCCTCCATGGCCGCCACCGACGTCGCCCCCGACCGGCTCACCTCCGCCAAGGAGTCCGCGCAGGGCTTCATCGAGACCCTGCCGCCCCGCTTCAACGTGGGACTGGTGGCCTTCTCCTCGGTCGCCACCGTCGTGTCCTCGCCCACCCAGGACCACCAGGCGGTCGCCGACTCCATCGCGAACCTGACCATCTCCTCGGGCACCGCCATCGGCGAGGGGGTCTTCGCCTCCCTGCAGGCCATCCGCTCCTTCGACGAGGACGCCACCACCGACCCGCCGCCCGCGGCCATCGTGCTGCTCTCCGACGGGGAGAACACCAGCGGACGCCCCGTGTTCGCCGCCGCCGACGAGGCCCGGGAGGCAGGCGTCCCGGTCTCCACCATCGCCTTCGGCACCGGGGTGTCGATCATCGAGATCGAGGGCCACTACGTGCCCGCCAACATCGACAAGGAGACCCTGGAGGAACTCGCCGCCACCACCGGCGGCCGCTTCTACGAGGCCGAGTCCACCGGCGAGCTCAAGGACGTCTACTCCGACATCGGCTCCTCCCTGGGCACCGAGACCGTGCACGAGGAGGTCGTCGTCCAGTTCGTCGCCGCCGCCCTGGTGCTGGCCGCGGCGGCTGCGGCCTTCTCCCTGGCGTGGTCGCAGCGCCTCCCCTGA
- a CDS encoding AAA family ATPase, which produces MSSTAEDPTEATALLHRALHEVSTVIVGQQAMVERTLICLVAGGHCLLEGVPGVAKTLAVSTLASVVGGTFNRIQFTPDLVPSDIIGTRIYRPSAEAFDVELGPVFANFVLADEINRAPAKVQSALLEVMSEKQVSLGGTTYPLPSPFIVIATQNPIESEGVYPLPEAQRDRFLMRVRVDHPRAHEEFEILRRMSTTPPVPERVLELDDLVRIREQAQQVQVDQLVADYVVRLVMATREPAAYGLAPLQHVVEVGASPRATLGLVAAARVLALLRGRGYVLPEDVQALAHDIVTHRLVLTFDALADGVTAASVVDQVLAAVPPPRVIWDDAPESAPARP; this is translated from the coding sequence ATGTCGTCGACCGCCGAGGACCCCACCGAGGCCACCGCCCTGCTGCACCGGGCGCTGCACGAGGTGTCCACCGTCATCGTCGGCCAGCAGGCCATGGTGGAGCGCACCCTCATCTGCCTCGTCGCCGGGGGGCACTGCCTGCTGGAGGGAGTGCCGGGGGTCGCCAAGACCCTGGCCGTCTCCACCCTCGCCTCCGTCGTCGGCGGTACCTTCAACCGCATCCAGTTCACCCCCGACCTGGTGCCCTCCGACATCATCGGCACCCGCATCTACCGGCCCTCCGCCGAGGCGTTCGACGTCGAACTGGGACCGGTCTTCGCCAACTTCGTGCTCGCCGACGAGATCAACCGCGCCCCCGCCAAGGTGCAGTCGGCGCTGCTGGAGGTCATGTCGGAGAAGCAGGTGTCCCTGGGCGGCACCACCTACCCGCTGCCCAGCCCGTTCATCGTCATCGCCACCCAGAACCCGATCGAGTCGGAGGGCGTCTACCCGCTGCCCGAGGCCCAGCGCGACCGCTTCCTGATGCGGGTGCGGGTGGACCATCCGCGCGCGCACGAGGAGTTCGAGATCCTGCGCCGGATGAGCACCACCCCCCCGGTGCCCGAACGGGTCCTGGAACTGGACGACCTGGTGCGGATCCGGGAGCAGGCCCAGCAGGTGCAGGTCGACCAGCTCGTCGCCGACTACGTGGTACGCCTGGTCATGGCCACCCGGGAGCCCGCCGCCTACGGCCTGGCCCCCCTGCAGCACGTCGTCGAGGTCGGCGCCAGCCCCCGCGCCACCCTCGGCCTGGTCGCCGCCGCACGCGTCCTGGCGCTGCTGCGCGGCCGCGGCTACGTGCTGCCCGAGGACGTCCAGGCACTGGCCCACGACATCGTCACCCACCGGCTCGTCCTCACCTTCGACGCGCTCGCCGACGGCGTCACCGCCGCCTCCGTGGTCGACCAGGTCCTGGCAGCGGTCCCCCCGCCCCGCGTCATCTGGGACGACGCCCCCGAGTCCGCCCCGGCCCGCCCATGA
- a CDS encoding aldo/keto reductase produces METRVLGRTGRNVGVVGFGAWQIGDAWGEVSETDALDALHAAVDSGVTFFDTADVYGDGRSERLVGRLLKEYDGLTVATKMGRRLPQSPEIYNPDNFRAWNDRSRANLGVDTIDLVQLHCPPSAVYADDAVFDALDDLVEQQRIAAYGVSVETCEQALAAISRPNVASVQIILNAFRLKPLDEVLPAARRAGVGIIARVPLASGLLSGKFSADTAFAADDHRAFNRNGEAFDVGETFSGVDYATGLAAVERLRPLVPEGATMAQFALRWILDQPGVSVVIPGARNAAQARGNAAAADLAPLPEATHARVREVYDEMVRPLVHHRW; encoded by the coding sequence ATGGAGACTCGTGTGCTCGGCAGAACCGGCAGGAACGTCGGCGTCGTGGGATTCGGCGCCTGGCAGATCGGCGACGCCTGGGGCGAGGTCAGCGAGACCGACGCCCTGGACGCGCTGCACGCCGCGGTGGACTCCGGCGTCACCTTCTTCGACACCGCCGACGTCTACGGGGACGGCCGCAGTGAACGCCTGGTGGGCCGCCTGCTCAAGGAGTACGACGGCCTGACCGTGGCCACGAAGATGGGCCGGCGCCTGCCGCAGTCCCCCGAGATCTACAACCCGGACAACTTCCGCGCCTGGAACGACCGCTCCCGGGCCAACCTCGGCGTGGACACCATCGACCTGGTCCAGCTGCACTGCCCGCCCTCGGCGGTCTACGCCGACGACGCCGTCTTCGACGCCCTGGACGACCTGGTCGAACAGCAGCGGATCGCCGCCTACGGCGTCAGCGTGGAGACCTGCGAGCAGGCCCTGGCCGCGATCAGCCGCCCCAACGTGGCCAGCGTGCAGATCATCCTCAACGCCTTCCGCCTCAAGCCGCTGGACGAGGTGCTGCCCGCCGCCCGCCGGGCCGGGGTCGGCATCATCGCCCGGGTCCCGCTGGCCAGCGGGCTGCTGTCCGGCAAGTTCTCCGCCGACACCGCCTTCGCCGCCGACGACCACCGCGCCTTCAACCGCAACGGCGAGGCCTTCGACGTGGGCGAGACGTTCTCCGGCGTCGACTACGCCACCGGCCTGGCCGCGGTGGAGCGGCTGCGCCCCCTGGTCCCCGAGGGCGCGACCATGGCGCAGTTCGCCCTGCGGTGGATCCTCGACCAGCCGGGGGTGAGCGTGGTCATCCCGGGCGCCCGCAACGCCGCCCAGGCCCGCGGCAACGCCGCCGCGGCCGACCTGGCGCCGCTGCCCGAGGCCACGCACGCCCGGGTACGCGAGGTCTACGACGAGATGGTCCGCCCCCTGGTGCACCACCGCTGGTGA
- a CDS encoding TrmH family RNA methyltransferase has product MSTQLRPTDVKRLNRHWRRHTHSRISLIVESVTQPFNLGSILRTAATFGVDTVWLTGNAVTPDHHQVNKTALGTQSKVRWEKTAVTADAVAAARADGYRVVAVELARGALPLHRAPLAGDVCLAVGAEDHGCSPALLAAADAVTYIPQTGRVGSLNVAVATAIAIAEARRREWEALPDEDGITG; this is encoded by the coding sequence GTGAGCACGCAACTGCGCCCCACCGACGTCAAACGACTCAACCGCCACTGGCGCAGGCACACCCACAGCCGCATCAGCCTCATCGTCGAATCGGTCACCCAGCCGTTCAACCTCGGCTCCATCCTGCGCACCGCCGCGACCTTCGGCGTCGACACCGTCTGGCTCACCGGAAACGCCGTCACCCCCGACCACCACCAGGTCAACAAGACCGCACTGGGCACCCAGAGCAAGGTCCGCTGGGAGAAGACCGCCGTCACGGCCGACGCCGTCGCCGCCGCGCGCGCCGACGGCTACCGCGTCGTCGCCGTCGAACTGGCCCGCGGCGCGCTCCCCCTGCACCGCGCCCCCCTGGCCGGGGACGTCTGCCTGGCCGTGGGAGCCGAGGACCACGGCTGCTCGCCGGCTCTGCTGGCCGCCGCCGACGCCGTCACCTACATCCCGCAGACCGGGCGCGTCGGCTCCCTCAACGTCGCCGTCGCCACCGCCATCGCCATCGCCGAGGCCCGGCGCCGCGAATGGGAGGCCCTTCCCGACGAGGACGGCATCACCGGCTGA
- a CDS encoding amino acid permease yields the protein METSLFSGSAAARHGLAGVRVVGAGLGAMVGAGVFAVLAPAARAAGVWLPLALLIAATVAYCSAVSETRLALHHPGPGGAYVYGRRRLGEGWGLLAGWALAVGAAAACAAVALTFGAHVWPDRPRAGALAVLAVVVALAWSGVRAPTRLAAGACAAVLAVLAGVVALAWGGGFAEPARIVAATRWHGLSAVLSAAGLLFFAFTGWRHLTSPRLGGSERQLGWALGVALGVYAAVAVTAVAVLGPRALARSATPLVDVVGRGGAVDVAAPGVAAGAAVACLGVLGPAVVAAARAVAVLAADGHVPRWLGGGARPLGVPERALVAVGTAAAAVVAVGTDLRTAAGVAAFGSLVYSAVANASALRLGPAEHRPWLALPVTGLVGCIVLALCLPSKAVVCGMAAVGAGVAVFVVRRWRRRRAAQRG from the coding sequence GTGGAAACCTCACTGTTTTCTGGATCCGCCGCGGCCCGGCACGGACTGGCCGGTGTCCGTGTCGTCGGGGCCGGACTGGGCGCGATGGTGGGTGCCGGAGTGTTCGCGGTCCTGGCTCCGGCGGCCCGCGCGGCCGGAGTATGGCTGCCGCTGGCGTTGCTGATCGCGGCGACGGTGGCCTACTGCAGCGCCGTCTCGGAGACGCGCCTGGCACTGCACCACCCCGGGCCGGGCGGCGCCTACGTGTACGGCCGGCGGCGCCTGGGGGAGGGGTGGGGACTGCTCGCCGGATGGGCGTTGGCGGTGGGGGCGGCGGCCGCCTGCGCCGCGGTGGCGCTGACGTTCGGCGCCCACGTCTGGCCCGACCGCCCCCGCGCGGGCGCGCTCGCGGTGCTCGCGGTGGTGGTGGCGCTCGCCTGGAGCGGGGTGCGGGCCCCCACCCGGCTGGCCGCGGGGGCCTGCGCGGCGGTGCTGGCGGTGCTGGCCGGGGTGGTGGCGCTCGCCTGGGGCGGGGGCTTCGCCGAGCCGGCGCGGATCGTGGCGGCGACGCGCTGGCACGGGCTGTCCGCGGTGCTGTCCGCGGCGGGCCTGCTGTTCTTCGCGTTCACCGGGTGGAGGCACCTCACGTCGCCGCGGCTGGGCGGTTCGGAGCGGCAGCTCGGCTGGGCGCTGGGCGTGGCGCTGGGCGTCTACGCCGCGGTGGCGGTGACGGCCGTGGCGGTGCTGGGCCCCCGGGCGCTGGCGCGTTCGGCGACGCCCCTGGTCGACGTGGTCGGCCGGGGCGGCGCCGTGGACGTGGCCGCGCCCGGGGTGGCGGCGGGCGCGGCGGTGGCCTGCCTGGGGGTGCTGGGCCCGGCGGTCGTGGCGGCGGCGCGCGCGGTGGCGGTCCTGGCGGCCGACGGGCACGTGCCCCGTTGGCTGGGCGGTGGGGCACGGCCCCTGGGCGTGCCCGAGCGGGCGCTGGTGGCGGTGGGGACCGCGGCCGCCGCCGTGGTGGCCGTCGGCACCGATCTGCGCACCGCCGCCGGGGTGGCGGCGTTCGGGAGCCTGGTCTACTCCGCGGTGGCCAACGCGTCGGCGCTGCGGCTGGGCCCCGCCGAGCACCGGCCGTGGCTGGCGCTGCCGGTGACGGGCCTGGTGGGCTGCATCGTGCTGGCGCTGTGCCTGCCGTCCAAGGCGGTGGTCTGCGGGATGGCCGCGGTGGGCGCGGGCGTGGCGGTGTTCGTGGTGCGGCGGTGGCGGCGCCGCCGGGCGGCGCAGCGGGGCTGA
- a CDS encoding SDR family oxidoreductase, giving the protein MERFAGKVAVVTGASRGIGFAAARRIVDEGGRVVVTARGAEALAEAVEQLGGPDRALGVAGRAHDAAHRAEVVRRTLETFGRIDVLVNNTGINPVFDAIVNVDEAAMAKIFEVNVIAAVGWVREVHNAWMGEHGGAIVNVASLAGQHPSPGIGIYGTSKAALINLTEQLAYELAPRRIRVNAVAPAVVKTRFAEALYAENEEKAAAGYPLGRLGEPEDVAAAVAYLASSDASWVTGQVITLDGGKTLHAGVE; this is encoded by the coding sequence GTGGAACGTTTCGCAGGCAAGGTCGCGGTGGTGACGGGCGCCAGCCGGGGCATCGGCTTCGCCGCGGCGCGCCGCATCGTCGACGAGGGCGGCCGGGTGGTGGTCACCGCGCGGGGGGCCGAGGCCCTCGCCGAGGCGGTCGAGCAGCTCGGCGGCCCCGACCGCGCGCTGGGAGTGGCCGGCCGCGCCCACGACGCCGCGCACCGCGCCGAGGTGGTCCGCCGGACCCTGGAGACCTTCGGACGCATCGACGTCCTGGTCAACAACACCGGCATCAACCCGGTCTTCGACGCGATCGTCAACGTCGACGAGGCCGCCATGGCCAAGATCTTCGAGGTCAACGTGATCGCCGCGGTGGGCTGGGTGCGTGAGGTCCACAACGCGTGGATGGGCGAGCACGGCGGCGCGATCGTCAACGTGGCCTCCCTGGCCGGACAGCACCCCTCCCCCGGCATCGGCATCTACGGCACCAGCAAGGCGGCGCTGATCAACCTCACCGAGCAGCTGGCCTACGAGCTGGCGCCCCGCCGCATCCGGGTCAACGCGGTCGCCCCCGCGGTGGTCAAGACCCGCTTCGCCGAGGCGCTGTACGCCGAGAACGAGGAGAAGGCCGCGGCCGGCTACCCGCTGGGGCGGCTGGGCGAGCCCGAGGACGTGGCGGCGGCCGTCGCCTACCTGGCCTCCTCCGACGCCTCCTGGGTGACCGGCCAGGTCATCACCCTGGACGGCGGCAAGACGCTGCACGCCGGAGTGGAGTAG